In Eriocheir sinensis breed Jianghai 21 chromosome 52, ASM2467909v1, whole genome shotgun sequence, one genomic interval encodes:
- the LOC126983043 gene encoding uncharacterized protein LOC126983043 translates to MSSEAAQPCRLIFFTPQSTHNSSQPQARKPHSGRGGRRTEIWTFEATEMLIQLAKTSAGKLNDRKTKKSVIWREVTEKLQRLLPGVSQQQVETKWRQLKAQYRIYENNKTKNDSGRRVEPKHYDLMSSFLKNWPLSEPSIYILEGSSSSLESVSPLESPTDSEPHTDDDPLAASLSPPPACPVDITTTSQASPCPSPPPAKTRRKMRPANESVKIYKVLQEIKVQQALSASRIEELHTKQLQLLSSLIDRDAARHKMEMAIKEEQLTILRLRRQEMENRISTSK, encoded by the exons ATGAGCTCTGAGGCAGCCCAACCCTGCCGTCTAATCTTCTTCACGCCACAGTCGACCCATAATTCATCCCAGCCACAAGCTAGGAAGCCTCACTCTG GTCGAGGCGGCAGGAGGACTGAGATCTGGACCTTTGAGGCAACGGAAATGCTGATCCAGTTGGCGAAAACGTCGGCTGGAAAGCTCAATGACAGGAAGACCAAGAAAAGCGTCATATGGCGTGAGGTCACAGAGAAATTGCAACGTCTT TTGCCTGGGGTGTCACAGCAGCAGGTGGAAACCAAGTGGAGGCAGCTGAAGGCACAATATCGGATCTATGAGAACAACAAGACCAAAAATGACAGTGGAAGGAGGGTTGAGCCAAAACATTATGACCTCATGTCGTCCTTCCTGAAAAATTGGCCTTTGTCAGAGCCTTCAATTTACATATTGGAAGGCAGCTCCAGCAGCCTCGAGAGTGTGTCACCTCTAGAGTCACCGACAGACAGCGAGCCTCACACAGATGATGACCCTCTTGCAGCTTCTctgtcaccaccacctgcatGTCCAGttgatatcaccaccacctcacaggCCTCTCCTTGCCCATCCCCTCCACCagcaaaaacaaggagaaaaatgaggcCTGCCAATGAAAGTGTGAAAATCTATAAGGTCTTGCAAGAAATTAAGGTCCAGCAGGCATTGTCGGCTTCCAGGATTGAAGAGCTGCATACGAAGCAACTCCAACTGTTGAGCAGCTTAATCGATCGTGATGCGGCAAGACACAAAATGGAAATGGCCATAAAGGAGGAGCAGTTGACCATCCTACGGCTACGGCGCCAGGAAATGGAAAACAGGATTTCAACTTCAAAGTGA